One Sulfurihydrogenibium sp. DNA segment encodes these proteins:
- the hemH gene encoding ferrochelatase, translating to MTKEKIGVVLLNMGGPDSLDAIQPFLYNLFSDHDIIQIPKPIQKPVAFLISRLRAKKTKKYYEIMGGKSPQKEQTLQQAQKLQEILGEDYKVVVAMRYWHPFTEEALNQLFQEKIKKIILLPLYPHYSRTTTGSSFNEFDRKVKRYIKPGKFAILSTLRGTKEPYHYFSDIPIVKINCYFDNPLYIKAMVENIKENLPEDYKDYYFLFTAHSLPEKIILDGDPYKKQTETTVKLIMEHFPNVKHSLAYQSKVGPVKWLEPFTDQEIERLIKEGYKKLIVIPVSFVSEHSETLYELDYLYGNIAKELGAESFIRIPTLKTHPMFIETLKELVIKNS from the coding sequence ATGACAAAAGAAAAAATTGGTGTTGTGCTTTTAAATATGGGTGGTCCAGACTCCTTAGATGCGATTCAGCCATTTTTATACAACCTATTTTCTGACCATGACATCATACAAATTCCAAAACCTATTCAAAAACCAGTAGCATTCTTAATTTCAAGACTTAGAGCCAAAAAAACAAAAAAATACTACGAAATAATGGGTGGAAAATCACCACAAAAAGAACAAACACTCCAGCAAGCCCAAAAACTCCAAGAAATACTTGGAGAAGATTATAAAGTTGTCGTTGCAATGAGATATTGGCATCCATTCACGGAAGAAGCTTTAAACCAGCTTTTCCAAGAAAAAATAAAAAAAATAATCTTGCTACCATTATATCCACACTACAGCAGAACAACCACAGGCTCATCTTTTAATGAATTTGACAGAAAAGTTAAAAGATACATTAAGCCCGGTAAATTTGCGATACTATCTACACTAAGAGGAACAAAAGAACCCTACCACTATTTTTCAGACATTCCCATTGTAAAAATAAACTGCTACTTTGACAATCCTTTATACATAAAGGCAATGGTAGAAAACATTAAAGAAAACCTACCAGAAGATTATAAAGATTATTATTTTTTATTTACAGCCCACAGCTTGCCGGAAAAGATCATCCTTGACGGCGACCCATACAAGAAACAAACAGAAACAACAGTTAAGCTAATAATGGAGCATTTTCCAAATGTTAAACATTCCTTAGCTTATCAATCAAAAGTTGGACCTGTAAAGTGGTTAGAACCTTTTACAGACCAAGAAATTGAAAGATTAATAAAAGAAGGATATAAAAAGCTAATAGTTATACCTGTTAGCTTTGTCTCAGAACATTCAGAAACACTTTACGAGCTTGATTATCTGTATGGCAACATAGCAAAAGAGCTTGGAGCTGAAAGTTTTATCAGAATACCGACTTTAAAAACTCATCCAATGTTTATAGAAACACTAAAAGAGCTTGTGATTAAAAACTCTTAG
- the speD gene encoding adenosylmethionine decarboxylase has protein sequence MIGFGPHLMVDGYNGNFEALASVEAVTNFLDTLPAEIGMTKIMPPYVFKYDGGDKPEDWGISGFVIIAESHISIHTFPEKGYFSIDIFSCKDFDIPAALEIIKSFFGTEDLEVQTTSRGTEFPRDIGMAGAITASQRRRLY, from the coding sequence TTGATAGGATTTGGACCCCATTTAATGGTCGATGGTTACAACGGAAATTTTGAAGCTTTGGCAAGCGTAGAGGCTGTTACTAACTTTTTAGACACATTGCCAGCTGAAATCGGAATGACAAAAATTATGCCTCCGTATGTATTTAAGTACGATGGCGGAGATAAACCAGAGGACTGGGGAATTTCAGGGTTTGTAATCATAGCGGAAAGCCACATAAGTATCCATACATTTCCGGAGAAAGGATACTTTTCAATAGATATATTCTCTTGTAAGGATTTTGACATTCCAGCAGCTTTGGAAATAATTAAATCTTTCTTTGGTACAGAAGACCTTGAAGTTCAAACAACATCAAGAGGAACTGAGTTTCCAAGAGATATTGGCATGGCTGGAGCAATTACAGCTTCTCAAAGAAGAAGATTATATTAA
- a CDS encoding (Fe-S)-binding protein yields the protein MSELIEPKLTIELAHQCVKCSACRQVCPTYSVVKEERSSPRGRLALAEAVVDGILPLTEEVAAQWNQCAMCRRCEWICPNEVEYKEIMFRARNMAKEKSKKDYFKTVVFKGLGMMGNLLTKIGMKFAPTLMEAYGKLAGKEVPEYNAVYIDVGIPKYAKLMPKPSAKPFGLRGKEVKAEKSKGRLLFFTGCMIDAFQGKVGESVLKLMEKAGYDVVVPKDIRCCGAPHLYSGEIDAFNKLMKHNKNEIDKYEFDYIVVACPTCGGALKEEYKYPVKDFAEILREEGFLVFKGNGEKVSFHFPCHSYTAMKTDPNVFRDVIKNVKDTQYVEGEEAMMCCGFAGYFSVANYEVASELQKRKIEDLRKTQATYVLSDCPGCVLNLADGMYKHGHYKEVKVMHLAEYLAERLVEEEKNEGKS from the coding sequence ATGAGTGAACTAATAGAGCCAAAATTAACCATAGAGCTTGCACATCAATGCGTTAAATGTTCAGCATGCAGACAGGTTTGCCCCACGTATAGCGTCGTAAAAGAAGAACGTTCTTCTCCAAGAGGTAGGCTTGCATTGGCTGAAGCCGTTGTAGATGGAATCCTGCCACTTACTGAAGAAGTTGCAGCCCAGTGGAATCAGTGTGCAATGTGTCGCCGTTGTGAGTGGATATGTCCTAACGAAGTTGAATATAAAGAAATCATGTTTAGAGCCAGAAATATGGCAAAGGAAAAATCAAAGAAAGATTACTTTAAGACAGTGGTTTTCAAAGGTCTTGGAATGATGGGAAATCTACTTACAAAAATAGGGATGAAGTTTGCACCAACCTTGATGGAAGCTTACGGAAAGCTTGCAGGTAAAGAGGTTCCTGAATACAATGCTGTTTATATAGATGTTGGTATTCCTAAATATGCTAAACTAATGCCCAAACCATCTGCAAAACCTTTCGGATTGAGAGGTAAAGAAGTAAAAGCTGAAAAATCTAAAGGAAGATTGTTATTCTTTACAGGTTGTATGATAGATGCTTTTCAAGGTAAGGTGGGAGAAAGCGTTTTAAAACTTATGGAAAAAGCCGGTTATGATGTTGTAGTTCCAAAAGATATAAGATGCTGTGGAGCACCACATCTTTACAGCGGAGAGATAGACGCGTTCAATAAACTTATGAAGCATAATAAGAACGAAATAGATAAATACGAGTTTGATTATATCGTAGTTGCATGTCCAACATGTGGTGGAGCTTTAAAAGAAGAGTATAAATACCCAGTTAAGGACTTTGCAGAAATACTTAGAGAAGAAGGGTTCTTAGTGTTTAAAGGCAACGGCGAAAAAGTTAGCTTTCATTTTCCTTGCCATTCTTACACTGCAATGAAAACAGACCCTAACGTATTTAGAGATGTAATAAAAAATGTAAAAGACACACAATACGTTGAAGGTGAAGAAGCTATGATGTGCTGCGGTTTTGCCGGATACTTCTCTGTGGCTAACTATGAAGTAGCTTCTGAACTTCAAAAAAGAAAAATAGAAGATTTAAGAAAAACCCAGGCAACTTACGTTTTAAGCGATTGTCCGGGATGTGTACTAAATTTAGCAGACGGTATGTATAAGCATGGTCATTATAAAGAAGTTAAAGTCATGCACTTAGCAGAATACTTAGCAGAAAGACTTGTAGAGGAAGAAAAAAATGAAGGTAAATCTTAA
- a CDS encoding rubredoxin, which yields MKVNLKEEKNLKYRCRVCGYVYDPEKGDEINLISPGVEFIDLPDTWRCPVCNYSKKEFRAVRN from the coding sequence ATGAAGGTAAATCTTAAAGAAGAAAAAAATCTCAAATACAGATGCAGAGTTTGTGGCTATGTATACGACCCGGAAAAAGGAGATGAGATTAATCTTATCTCTCCGGGTGTTGAGTTTATAGATTTACCAGATACTTGGAGATGCCCGGTTTGCAATTACTCTAAAAAAGAGTTTAGAGCTGTTAGAAATTAA
- the bcsA gene encoding UDP-forming cellulose synthase catalytic subunit has product MRKSKKADINAILIKIEDYLHKYLSEKWLKILFFPVFISYIIFITIPTPLWVQFLSFLVIFFLTLIFIKNRKESIKVFIILTGVFVSLRYFYWRTFNTLNLDDGIFNAIASIILYLAELYSMIILILGSFMSLRLLERNHINLEKKEDFLTVDVFIPTYNEPVEIVKTTALAAISMDYPQDKFNVYILDDGGTTQKLNDPDPAKREENRQRSQALKDFVNEVGGNLHYITRERNLHAKAGNINEALKKTNGDLILILDCDHVPAKDFLKRTVGFFNKYPKLFLVQTPHSFYNPDPLEKNLGIFRIVPSEADMFYKHIQKGLDFWSATFFCGSAAVLRRKYLQEVGGIQGTTITEDAETALELHSLGYDSAYYGRPMVYGLQPETFSAFVVQRTRWAQGMIQIFLLKNPLFKKGLKWYQRLGYLNANIFWFFGFARFVFLIAPILYPMFGAQIYSANIQEAASYAIPHFIMSIVLSYYLYAKVRWNFFSEIYEAIQSIFILPAIISVILSPRKPTFKVTPKGENLEEEFLSPFYKPVYLLFNLIVISFFFSFYRWVNYPDERGTVLVVLFWQIFDLFILGIGISVLRERPQRRRAFRIPAKDDVIVYTKSQVFSGKVRDISLTGIWVETDQDITDYLSEVRDYLIEFVIMDARGLPFVLKGRVVNANSKNIRAQFEANTLEDYRKLTEVVYADSSRWEIFREEREMNPIQTTIFLTKIFIENFTKAYKMATAEFINEIKGLTQKFMLKLNKKLLRRELNETV; this is encoded by the coding sequence ATGAGAAAATCTAAAAAAGCGGATATAAATGCTATTTTAATTAAAATAGAAGATTATTTACATAAATATTTATCCGAGAAATGGCTTAAAATTCTTTTCTTTCCTGTCTTTATATCATATATAATCTTTATTACAATACCAACGCCGCTATGGGTTCAGTTCTTATCATTTTTGGTCATCTTTTTCTTAACATTAATTTTCATAAAAAACAGAAAAGAATCTATTAAAGTATTTATTATTTTGACAGGGGTTTTTGTCTCTTTAAGATACTTTTATTGGAGAACTTTTAACACCCTCAACTTGGATGACGGAATATTTAATGCGATAGCATCAATAATTCTATATTTAGCTGAGTTATATTCGATGATTATTCTAATTCTAGGATCTTTTATGTCCTTAAGATTACTGGAAAGAAACCATATAAATTTAGAAAAAAAAGAAGACTTTTTAACCGTAGATGTATTTATACCAACATATAATGAACCTGTAGAGATAGTTAAAACAACAGCTTTAGCTGCTATTTCTATGGATTACCCTCAAGATAAATTTAATGTTTATATATTGGACGACGGCGGAACAACTCAAAAATTAAACGACCCAGACCCTGCTAAAAGAGAAGAAAACCGACAAAGGTCGCAAGCTTTAAAAGACTTTGTGAATGAAGTTGGTGGAAATTTACATTATATTACAAGAGAAAGAAACCTTCATGCTAAAGCCGGAAACATAAACGAGGCTTTAAAGAAAACAAATGGTGATTTAATCCTAATTCTTGACTGTGACCACGTTCCTGCGAAAGACTTTTTAAAAAGAACAGTAGGATTTTTTAATAAATATCCTAAGTTATTTCTTGTACAAACCCCACACTCTTTTTACAATCCAGACCCACTTGAAAAAAACTTAGGAATTTTCAGGATAGTGCCTTCAGAAGCTGATATGTTTTATAAACATATTCAAAAAGGTTTAGATTTTTGGAGTGCAACTTTCTTCTGCGGTTCTGCAGCAGTACTGAGAAGAAAATACCTACAGGAAGTTGGCGGAATACAGGGTACAACCATCACGGAAGATGCGGAAACAGCCTTAGAACTGCACTCTCTTGGATATGATAGTGCTTACTATGGTAGACCAATGGTTTATGGCTTACAACCAGAAACATTTTCCGCTTTTGTAGTCCAAAGGACAAGATGGGCTCAAGGAATGATACAAATATTTTTACTTAAAAATCCTCTCTTTAAAAAAGGTTTAAAGTGGTACCAAAGATTAGGATATTTAAATGCAAATATTTTTTGGTTTTTTGGATTTGCAAGGTTTGTATTCTTGATAGCACCCATACTTTATCCAATGTTTGGTGCTCAAATCTACAGTGCAAATATTCAAGAAGCAGCAAGCTACGCTATACCACACTTTATAATGAGTATAGTTTTATCTTATTACTTGTATGCAAAAGTTAGATGGAACTTTTTCTCAGAAATATACGAAGCTATCCAGTCCATATTTATTCTTCCAGCTATTATAAGCGTTATACTAAGCCCGAGAAAGCCAACATTTAAAGTTACCCCAAAAGGAGAAAACCTTGAAGAAGAATTCTTGTCACCTTTTTATAAGCCTGTATATCTTTTGTTCAATCTTATTGTAATATCATTTTTCTTTAGTTTTTATAGATGGGTTAACTATCCAGATGAAAGAGGTACCGTATTAGTAGTTTTATTCTGGCAAATTTTTGACCTATTTATTTTAGGTATTGGAATTAGCGTTCTTCGTGAAAGACCTCAAAGAAGAAGAGCATTTAGAATACCTGCAAAAGATGATGTTATTGTTTATACAAAATCCCAAGTTTTTTCAGGAAAAGTTAGGGATATATCCTTAACAGGTATTTGGGTAGAGACAGACCAAGATATCACAGATTACTTGTCGGAAGTAAGGGATTATTTAATTGAGTTTGTTATTATGGACGCAAGGGGATTGCCTTTCGTTTTAAAAGGTAGGGTCGTAAATGCAAATTCAAAAAATATTAGAGCTCAATTTGAAGCAAATACCTTAGAAGATTATAGAAAATTGACGGAAGTCGTATACGCAGATAGTAGTAGGTGGGAAATTTTTAGAGAAGAAAGAGAAATGAATCCTATTCAAACCACAATCTTTCTAACAAAAATATTTATAGAAAACTTTACGAAAGCCTATAAAATGGCAACGGCGGAATTTATCAATGAGATTAAAGGTTTAACACAAAAATTTATGCTAAAATTAAATAAAAAACTGCTAAGGAGGGAATTAAATGAAACTGTTTAA